The DNA window CCTGCGGGCCGCGCAGGTCTCGGCCATCGCGGAGCTCCCCCCGGCAGGCACCCTGATCGGGATCGCCAAGCGCGAGATGCGCGGCACTCCGACCGCGGCGCTCAAGGAATCCGGAGATTTCTCCGCACTGACCGAATTCACCGAAGCCGGTTAGCTCGCCGCGCGCCCACCAGGCGCGCGCCGGTCGGCCCGTCCGACCATCCACCGAACATCGAATGCAGAAGGGAGCCACCTAGTGGCCGCCAACCAGGAAGACATCATCGCCAACCTCGCCGAGATCATCGAAGAGGTCACCGGCATCGAGCCGTCCGAGGTCACGATCGAGAAGTCCTTCGTCGACGACCTGGACATCGACTCGCTGTCGATGGTCGAGATCGCCGTCCAGACCGAGGACAAGTACGGCGTGAAGATCCCGGACGAGGACCTCGCGAGCCTGCGCACGGTCGGCGACGTCGTCACCTACATCCAGAAGGTCGAGGCCGAGGGTGGCGAGGCAGCCGAGACCGTGAAGGCCAAGCTCGAGGCCGCGAAGAACGACGACGAGTGAGCCAACCGTGACTTCCGCTTCTACCCGAGGGAGATTTCCCGACATCGTCGTCACCAGCCTCGCGGCTACGACGTCGGTAGCCGGAGATGTGGATGGCACGTGGAAGGGCCTGCTGGCCGGTGAGAGCGGCATCGACGTTCTCGAGGGCTCGTTCGTGGAGGAATTCGATCTGCCGGTGCGTTTCGGTGGCCAACTCAAGGTCCCGTTCGACGATGCGCTGAGCCGGGTCGAGATCCGCCGGATGAGTTTCGTCGAGCGTCTCGCTCTCGTTCTGGGTCGGCAGGTCTGGCAGAACGCCGGCAGCCCCGAGGTCGACAAGGATCGTCTCGGAGTTGTCATCGGCACCGGACTCGGCGGCGGTGAGGCTCTCATCGACGCCGTCGACAAGCTGCGCGCAGGTGGATACCGCAAGGTGTCGCCGTTCGCCGTCCAGATGGTGATGCCGAACGGTCCGTCGGCCACCGTCGGACTCGAACTCGGTGCGCGCGCCGGTGTCATCACGCCGGTATCGGCGTGTTCGTCCGGATCGGAGGCCATCGCCCATGCGTATCGCATGATCGCGATGGGCGACGCGGACATGGTCGTCACGGGCGGGGTCGAGGGCAACATCGACTCCGTGCCCATCGCGAGCTTCGCGATGATGCGGGCGCTGAGCACCCGCAACGACGACCCGAGGGCGGCTTCGCGCCCCTTCGACAAGGACCGGGACGGGTTCGTCTTCGGTGAGGCCGGAGCCATGATGATCCTCGAGACGGAGGAGCATGCGCGGGCGCGTGGCGCGACGATCCACGCGCGCCTGCTGGGCGCCGGAATCACCTCGGACGGCTACCACATCGTGGCGCCCGACCCGCAGGGCACCGGGGCGGCGCGCGCCATGACCCGGGCCATCGAGACCGCTGGTCTCACCAAGGCCGACATCAAGCACGTCAACGCACATGCGACCGCCACCCCCATCGGCGACATCGCCGAGTCCATCGCCGTCAAGGCGGCGGTCGGCACGCATCCTGCGGTGTACGCGCCCAAGTCGGCACTGGGCCACTCGATCGGCGCCGTCGGCGCCCTCGAGGCAGTGCTCACGGTCCTGAGTGTGCGTGACGGCGTCATTCCGCCCACGCTCAATCTCGACAACCAGGATCCGGAAATCGATCTCGACGTCGTGAAGGGTGAACCCCGCTTCGGCGACATCGATTTCGCTCTCAACAATTCGTTCGGTTTCGGTGGGCACAACGTCGCGCTCGCCTTCGGCCGGGCATAACCCAGCCGAACCTCGCTGGATTGCTAGGTGGGGGTCCCACACCCGGGGCCCCCACCCCCGAACTTCAGCCCCACGTGGGCTTGCTCAGGAGGACACCATGACCGTCTTGGCTCCCGCGACGAAGTCCGAGGCATCGACCGATCCGCGCGATCCGCTCGCGCGTCTCGCCAGGCTTTTCGATGCCGGAACCGTCGTCCCCCTACACGACCGCGACAAGTCCGGAGTGCTCGCCGCCTCCGGTGAGATCGACGGCGTCCGCACCATCGCCTACTGTTCCGACGCCACCGTCATGGGCGGCGCGATGGGCGTCGACGGCTGCCGGCACATCGTCGACGCGATCGACACCGCGATCGCCGAGGAGGCGCCGGTCGTCGGCCTGTGGCATTCGGGCGGCGCGCGTCTCGCCGAGGGCGTCGAGGCGCTCCACGCCGTCGGCCTGGTCTTCGAGGCCATGGTGCGCGCGTCCGGCCTGGTGCCGCAGATCTCGGTCGTGCTCGGCTTCGCGGCCGGTGGCGCGGCGTACGGTCCCGCGCTCACCGATGTCGTGATCATGGCTCCCGAGGGACGCGTCTTCGTCACCGGCCCCGACGTCGTCAAGAGCGTGACCGGCGAGCAGGTCGACATGGCCACGCTCGGTGGTCCCGAGACGCACGGCAAGAAGTCCGGCGTCGCGCACATCGCCGCCCGCGACGAGGACGACGCGTTCCACCGCGCCCGCCGCCTGGTGTCGATGTTCTGCGATCAGGGCGAGTTCGACCTCGCGGCCGCCGAGCACGGCGACACCGATCTGCGCGCCCTCATGCCGGCGTCCGCCAAGCGCGCCTACGACGTCCGGCCGATCGTGCACGAGTTCCTCGACAACGTCGAGGGCGAGTCGAGCTTCGAAGAGCTGCAGGGCAATTGGGCGCGCAGCATCGTCACCGGCCTGGGCCGGCTCGGCGGTCGCACGGTGGGCATCATCGCCAACAACCCGCTCCGCCTCGGCGGCTGCCTCAACTCCGAGAGCGCGGAGAAGTCCGCGCGCTTCGTCCGGCTGTGCGACGCGTTCGGGATCCCGCTGGTGGTCATCGTGGACGTACCGGGCTACCTGCCCGGCGTCAGCCAGGAGTTCGAGGGTGTCGTCCGCCGCGGCGCGAAGCTGCTGCACGCCTTCGCGGAGGCGTCGGTCGCCCGGGTCACGCTGGTGACCCGGAAGATCTACGGCGGCGCCTATATCGCCATGAACTCGCGTGCCCTCGGTGCCACCGCCGTGTACGCGTGGCCCGAGTCCGAGGTGGCGGTCATGGGCGCCAAGGCCGCGGTCGGCATCCTGCACAAGCGTGCGCTCGCGGCCGCGCCGGAGGAGGAGCGCGAGGCGCTGCACGATCGCCTCGCGGCCGAGCACGAGGCCATCGCGGGCGGTGTCGGTCGCGCGATGTCGATCGGTGTCGTCGACGAGACGATCGATCCGGCCAAGACCCGCAGCGTCATCACCGCCGCACTCGCCGCGGCCCCGGCCGCACGCGGTCGCCACAAGAACATCCCGCTGTGATGTCGGTCCGCTGACCTACGCACGACGAAGGGGCCCTGCACTGCAGGGCCCCTTCCGCGTCTGCATCGCTCAGCCGACCTCGCGCCGCAGCCAGGTCACCTCGGCGCCCTCGCCACCGCTGCGGTAGGACTCGAGCACGTCGTCCCAGGCGGTGCCCAACGCCTGCTCGACCGCGGCGGCGAACCCGGCGCGGTTCTGGTCGAGGAGGGCCCGCAACCGCATCTCGCCGATCACGACGTCGCCGTTGGCGCTCGTGGTACCCCGCCACAGCCCGAGTCCGGGGACGTGGCTGAAACGCTCGCCGTCGACACCGTCGCTCGGGTCCTCGGTCACCTCGAAGCACAGCAGCGGCCACGCCTGCAGTGCCGCTGCCACCCGCGAGCCCGTCCCCACCGGCCCCACCCAGTCGCAGGTTGCTCGGAGTGTGCCGTCGGCGGCCGGCTGCGCGGTCCACCGCAGATTGGCGCGAGCGTCGAGGATCGCCGCGAGCGCCCACTCGACGTGCGGGCAGAGGGCGGCCGGCGACGAGTGGACGTAGATCACTCCGGTCGTCGCGTCCGCGAACTGGTTCAACGAGCGCACTGCAACACCTCCGAACTCGACGAGGGACGTCTTCCCCAACGACCTCGATGAGCCAGAGCGCGTGCAGCCCTGCAGGCCACACCGCCGACCAGTGTGCCCTGTGATGCCACTGTTACGCCAGTGGTAGCTGGAAATTTATCGGTGCGCGGAACGCAACTCGTCGGCCACGGCGTCGCTCAGCTCGGTCCACAGCGGCTTGGCCCAGTCACCGAATGCCCGGTCGGTGAGCACCACGCACGCCGCGTCCAGCGCCGGATCGACCCAGAGGAACGTCCCGGACTGCCCGAAGTGGCCGTAGGTCGCCGGCGAGTTGCCGGCGCCCGTCCAGTGCGGTGTCTTCCCGTCCCGGATCTCGAAGCCGAGGCCCCAGTCGTTGGGCCGCTGTGAGCCGTAGCCCGGGAGCAGGCCGGCCAGTCCCGGGAACTGCACGGTGGTGGCCTCGGCGTGGGTCTGTGGGGAGATCAAGGTGGGCCGGAGCAGTTCGGCCGCGAATCGGCTCAGGTCGTCGACACTCGCCTGCGCGCCGTGGCCGGCCGGGCCGACGAGCGCGGCCGTCGCCATCCCCAGCGGCTCGAACACACCCTCGGACACGTACGCGGCGAAGGGGATGCCGGTCTCGGCCTCCACGAAGTCCGCCAGCACCTCGAAGCCCGCACTCGAGTAGATCCGCTTGTCCCCCGGCTCCGCCTGCACCCGGTGTTCACCGAAGGCGAGACCCGACGCATGCGCAAGCAGATGCCGCACGGTGGCGCCGGGCGGGCCGGCGGGCTGGTCCAGTTCCACGGCGCCCTCCTCGACGGCGACGAGGGTGGCGTACGCGCACACCAGCTTGGTGACCGACGCGAGCGGGTAGACCCGCTGCCGGTCCCCGAAATGCGCAACGCCTCGGCTGCCGTCGACGACGGCAGCCGAGGCGTTGTCCACCGGCCATTGCCCGATCCGATCGAGAGTCTGCACCCGATCAGACTACGAGGCGGACCCGGTCAGGAACTCACCAGTCCGCTTCGGTGTAGCGGATGACACCGCGGATGTTCTTGTTGTCGAGCATGTCCTGGTAGCCGTCGTTGAGCTGCTCGAGCGAGTAGGTGTTCGTCACCATGTCCTCGAGATTGAGCAGGCCCGCCCGGTACAGGTTGAGCAGGTTCGGGATGTCGACGCGGGCGTTGCAGCCGCCGAAGATGTTGCCCTTGAGGTCCTTCTGCAGCATCGACATCAGGAACGTGTTGAGCTTGACGTCCATGTCGGCCATGTGACCCATCGCGGTGACGACGCAGCGGCCGTTCTTGGCGGTGAGCGTCATGGCGGGATCGATGTACTCGCCCTTCATCTCACCGACCGTGATGATGGTCTTCTGGCACATGCGGCCCCACGTGATCTCCATGATCGGGCCGATCGCCTCTTCCATGGACGGGAAGGCATGCGTGGCACCGAACTTGACGGCCTGCTCACGCTTGAAGGACGACGGATCGATCGCGAACACGTGGCGGGCGCCCGACGCGACGGCGCCCTGCAGCGCGCTCATGCCGACACCGCCGACGCCGATGACGGCCACCGACTCCCCCGGCTTGACCTCGGCGATGTGCGTCGCCGAACCCCACCCGGTCGGGACGCCGCAGCCGACGAGGGCCGCGAGCTCGAACGGGATGTCCTTGTCGATCTTGACGACGGAGGACTCGTGCACCGTCATGTACGGCGCGAACGTGCCGAGCAGGCACATCGGAATGACGTTCTGGCCCCGCGCCTGGATGCGGTACGTGCCGTCCGAGATGGCCTGGCCGCTGAGCAGCCCCATGCCGAGATCGCACAGGTTCGAGTGGCCCTCCGAACACGACGGACAGCGTCCGCACGCCGGGATGAACGAGAGCACGACGTGGTCGCCCACCTCCACGCCCGTGACGCCCTCGCCGACCTTGGTGATGACACCGGAACCCTCGTGCCCACCCATCGCGGGGTAGGACGGCATCGGCGTCGCACCGGTCACGATGTGGTGGTCGGAGTGGCACATGCCGGCAGCTTCCATACGGATCTGCACCTCGCCGGCAACCGGGTCGCCGAGTTCGATCTCCTCGATCGACCACTTCTCGTTGACACCCCACAGCAGCGCGCCCTTGGTCTTCATTGCTTCCGCCCTTCGATACCGACTACCAATGGCTGTGACGATAGCCACAAATCTTTCAAATTGAAACAGGTTCTAGGCACGGAGTAGGGCAATGGCCCGTTGAGCGGGAGTTTCACGGTCCGCACCTGTGGTGCAACCCGTGTCGGTCGGCGGGCGGGACGCGGTCACACCAGCGCGCGCAGCGCCGCGTACTCCTTGGCCACGAGATCGAGGTAGTGGTCGATGTCGGGCATCATCCCGGTGTCACAGGACACCGCGAGGGTCAGGACATCGCCGATCGAGGCGGCCACGTGCCCGACGCCGCGTCCGTCGATCACCTCCGGGACGCTCACCGTCGTGCACACCGGCAGTCCGAGGAACTCGAGGTCGGCGGCCCCGCGCGGGACGTTGCTCACGATGGTGTTGGGGTGCGGGACGACGTCCGTCCCGGCCTGCGGGCGAGCGCCCGCCTTCAGTGCGAACAGGCGAAGCGCCGGAGCGGGAACGCCGTCGAGTACGGCGATCCGGAGCGGCCCGAGCCGGCTGACGCGCTCGCGCTCGCGGCGACCCGACGCGGCGATCGCCGCGAGCCGCGCCCGGGGATCGTCGAGATCGGTGTGCATGTCGACGATCATGGCCGCGATCAGGTTGCCGACGGGTGGGCCGTCCCCACGGATCGACAGCGGCACGTGCGCGGCCAGGGAGGACGCCGGAAGTTCGCCCTTCTCGAGCAGGTACGCCCGCTGCGCGCCGGCCACCATCGCGACCACGACGTCGTTGATCGTGTACGGCCCCAACGCTTTCGCGGTGGCCTTGACCTCCGGGACCGTGAACGTCAGGAACCGGTGCGCGCGACCGCCGTCCGCGCGTCCGTTGAGGGGGGTACGCGGACTCGACGCCGGCGGCGCCGGGGGCCCGGACCGATGGCGTACCGAGTCCCACCACTGACGGCTGCCGGCGACGGCCAGGCGGGTCACGAGCATCGGGAGCCGGGCGGGCGCGGCCATCCACCACGGCACCCGGGATCCGAGCCGCCACTGCGGCGGCATCTGCGTGCCGCAGACTGCGCGGAGGAAGTGGACGAACCCGAGCCCGTCGGTGACGCAGTGGTGGAGCTGGAGAGCCACCACGACCGCCCGCTCGGGGAAGCCGTCGACGCCCGTGACGCCGGTGAACACCGACAGCTTCCACGGCGGCACGTCCCGGCGGAGTCCGTTCGCCGTCATGCGGACCAGCTTCTCCCCCAAGCGATCCCATCCCGTGTCGGTGAACTCCTCGACGGAGACGTGGCGCGCGACGTCCACCCGGACGGGCTCCCAGCGCGGGTGGTCGACGAAGCCGGGCACCGCCGCGACGCGGTGGGTCAGGATCGGGGACCGGTCCAGCCGTCCGGTCATCCACGCCTCGACCGCCACCTGGTCGATGCCTCCCGGGTCCTCGAACACGAGCAGCCCCACCATCGTCGGACGGTCGGAGAGGAAGAAGACGGTGTCCGCGGTCGACAATCCCGCTCTGGCGGTGCGAGTCATGACCGAAACGGTACCGCCGTCCGTCGGCCCCGGTGGGCAGATCGCCGGGCGGACAGCACGCTAGGTGAGCGCGCGCAGCACGGCGTACTCCTTCGCCAGCAGATCGACGTAGTGGTCGACGTCGGGCATCATCCCGGTGTCGCACGTGACCGTCAGCGTCATCTCGTCGCCGATCGATGCGGCGACGTGGGACAGCCCGCGGCCGTCGAACACCTCGAGAAGGCTCATCGTCGTGCGGACCGGGAGACCGAGGAATTCGAGATCCGCCGCGCCGCGAGGGACGTTGCTCACGACGGTGTTGGTGTGCCGCGGGGCATCCGCGCTCGCGGCGGCCCGCCGGGCGTCGGCTCTTCTCACGAGCCGGCGCAGCGCGGGCGCGGGAACCGCGTCGAGGACTGCCATCTGGCGGCGGCCGACGCGCCCGAGGAGCACACGCTCCCTCCGCACCGTGTCGGCGATCGCCGCCAGCCGGGCCCGCGGGTCGTCGAGGTCGGTACGCAGATCGACCACCATGTTGGCGACCAGATTCCCCACGGGCGGCCCGTCGCCGCGGAGCGAGAGGGGCACGTGTGCGGCGAGCGAGGACGCGGGGAGCTCCTCCTTCTCGAGCAGATACGCCCGCAGGGCCCCGGCCACCATCGCGATCCAGAGGTCGTTGATCGTGTACGGCCCCAACGCCTTCGCGGTGATCTTGAGCTCGGGGACGGTGAACGGCAGGAAGCGGTGCGCGCGGCCGCCGTCGGCGCGCCCGTTGAGCCGTGTGTGCGGACTCGCCGGCTTCGGAGCGGACGGGCGGCGCCGCGTCTCGACCCCGAGGCGGACCGCCGCCGCAGCCAGCCGGGTCACGAGCAGCGGGAACCGCGCAGGCGCGGCGATCCACCACGGCACGCGCGAGCCGAGGCGCCAGCGCGGCGCGGGAACCGTACCGAAGAGGGCGCGGAGCAGATGCCCGACACCCAGCCCGTCGATGGCGCAGTGGTGGATCTGCAGCGCGACCACGACTGCCCGCTCCGGGAGCCCGGCCACGCCCGTGACACCGGTGAACACCGACAGCCGCCACGGCGGGACGTCCCGGCGCAGTCCGTCCGCGGTCATGCGCGTGAGCGTCTCCCCCAACGCCGCCCAGCCCTCTCCGGAGTACTCCTCGACGGAGACGTGCCGGGTGACGTCCACCCGCGCGGGCACCCAGCGCGGGTGATCGAGGAAGCCGGGCACCGGCACCACCCGGTGGGTGAGCAGGGGTGACCGATCCAGCCGTTCGGACACCCACTGCTCCACCGCGGCCCGGTCGATGCCCCCCGGGTCCTCGAACACGAAAAGATCCACCAGTGTCGGGCGATCCGCCAGGAAGAAGCCGGTGTCTGCGGTGGACAGCGCCGCACGCGACGGAGAAACGATCATGATCGAAAAGGTACTGTCGTCGGCCGCGGCGCCGGACACCGCCCGAGCAACCGCGCGCGGGAAGTCGACCGCGTCACACCGGGGTGGGGCGGGCGGGGCTCGAACCCGCGACCAATGGATTATGAGTCCACGGCTCTAACCGACTGAGCTACCGCCCCGTTCCGCGGCGATGTCTCGCCGCCAGCCGGAATGCTACCGCCCGCGTCGGTCGGTTTCCCCCTGCGGGGTGGGGTACGCCACGCGACCGCGCGGGGTTGTCGGTGCGGGCGCGCAGACTCGTCCCGGACAGCGGCGGGCATCCGGCTCGCCGCGCGGCGGTGAGGACCGTGGATGAGGAACTGGACGGCCCGCCCGATCTGCGCATTCGATCTGGAGACAACCGGCCGGGACCCGCACTCGGCGCGCATCGTGACGGCATCGGTCGTCACCGTCGACGACGGGCCGCCGCGGCCGCGGAACTGGATCCTCGACCCCGGCATCGAGATCCCGGAGGACGCCAGCGCCGTGCATGGCATCAGCACGGGGCAGGCGCGCACGCACGGCCAGGACTATGCGACCGGTTACCGGCAGATCCGGGAGGCGCTGACGGGCGCGTGGCGGGCCGGCTACGCCGTCGTCGCGTTCAATGCCGCGTACGACCTCACCGTGCTGGACGCCGAGGCCCGGCGTCTGGGGTGGCCACCCCTCGACGACTACGGCCTGGTGCTCGATCCGTACGTGATCGACCGGGCGCTCGACCCGGACCGCGAGGGCAGACGCACGCTCGGTGCGCTCTGCGAGCATTACGGTGTCGAACTCGCCTCGGCCCACCACGCGGAGGCGGATGCGCTTGCCGCGGCCACGCTGGCCCGGCTGCTCCCCCAACGGTTTCCGGTCCTGCGCGAGTGCGACGACATGATGGGCAGTCAGGCCGCATGGCATGCGCGACGGCAGCGTGACCTCGTCGAGTACCTGCACCGGGAGGGCCGGGTGACGTCGGACGTCGACGAGCAGTGGCCGATCCGCCGCCCGGCGGCCTGACAGGATGCAGTGAGACATCGAACCGGGGAGGATTCACCGTGGACGAACACACGGCCACATTGCCGTTGGCCGACGACCTGACGTGGACGGCGGCGGCGCTCGTCTGGCTCGCGCTCGTGATTGTCACCACAGTCTCGGTACTGCGCGCCGGGCACGTGTCGGCCACCGCCAAGATCGCCTGGATTCTCATCGCGCTGGCGCTGCCGATTCTCGGCCCGGTCGCGTGGTTCGCGTTCGGCAACGCTCCCGCGGCACGGGGTCGGCGCACCGACT is part of the Rhodococcus sp. SGAir0479 genome and encodes:
- the acpM gene encoding meromycolate extension acyl carrier protein AcpM, with the protein product MAANQEDIIANLAEIIEEVTGIEPSEVTIEKSFVDDLDIDSLSMVEIAVQTEDKYGVKIPDEDLASLRTVGDVVTYIQKVEAEGGEAAETVKAKLEAAKNDDE
- a CDS encoding KasA/KasB family beta-ketoacyl-ACP synthase, translated to MTSASTRGRFPDIVVTSLAATTSVAGDVDGTWKGLLAGESGIDVLEGSFVEEFDLPVRFGGQLKVPFDDALSRVEIRRMSFVERLALVLGRQVWQNAGSPEVDKDRLGVVIGTGLGGGEALIDAVDKLRAGGYRKVSPFAVQMVMPNGPSATVGLELGARAGVITPVSACSSGSEAIAHAYRMIAMGDADMVVTGGVEGNIDSVPIASFAMMRALSTRNDDPRAASRPFDKDRDGFVFGEAGAMMILETEEHARARGATIHARLLGAGITSDGYHIVAPDPQGTGAARAMTRAIETAGLTKADIKHVNAHATATPIGDIAESIAVKAAVGTHPAVYAPKSALGHSIGAVGALEAVLTVLSVRDGVIPPTLNLDNQDPEIDLDVVKGEPRFGDIDFALNNSFGFGGHNVALAFGRA
- a CDS encoding acyl-CoA carboxylase subunit beta; translated protein: MTVLAPATKSEASTDPRDPLARLARLFDAGTVVPLHDRDKSGVLAASGEIDGVRTIAYCSDATVMGGAMGVDGCRHIVDAIDTAIAEEAPVVGLWHSGGARLAEGVEALHAVGLVFEAMVRASGLVPQISVVLGFAAGGAAYGPALTDVVIMAPEGRVFVTGPDVVKSVTGEQVDMATLGGPETHGKKSGVAHIAARDEDDAFHRARRLVSMFCDQGEFDLAAAEHGDTDLRALMPASAKRAYDVRPIVHEFLDNVEGESSFEELQGNWARSIVTGLGRLGGRTVGIIANNPLRLGGCLNSESAEKSARFVRLCDAFGIPLVVIVDVPGYLPGVSQEFEGVVRRGAKLLHAFAEASVARVTLVTRKIYGGAYIAMNSRALGATAVYAWPESEVAVMGAKAAVGILHKRALAAAPEEEREALHDRLAAEHEAIAGGVGRAMSIGVVDETIDPAKTRSVITAALAAAPAARGRHKNIPL
- a CDS encoding DUF3145 domain-containing protein, coding for MRSLNQFADATTGVIYVHSSPAALCPHVEWALAAILDARANLRWTAQPAADGTLRATCDWVGPVGTGSRVAAALQAWPLLCFEVTEDPSDGVDGERFSHVPGLGLWRGTTSANGDVVIGEMRLRALLDQNRAGFAAAVEQALGTAWDDVLESYRSGGEGAEVTWLRREVG
- a CDS encoding serine hydrolase domain-containing protein; this translates as MQTLDRIGQWPVDNASAAVVDGSRGVAHFGDRQRVYPLASVTKLVCAYATLVAVEEGAVELDQPAGPPGATVRHLLAHASGLAFGEHRVQAEPGDKRIYSSAGFEVLADFVEAETGIPFAAYVSEGVFEPLGMATAALVGPAGHGAQASVDDLSRFAAELLRPTLISPQTHAEATTVQFPGLAGLLPGYGSQRPNDWGLGFEIRDGKTPHWTGAGNSPATYGHFGQSGTFLWVDPALDAACVVLTDRAFGDWAKPLWTELSDAVADELRSAHR
- a CDS encoding NDMA-dependent alcohol dehydrogenase; protein product: MKTKGALLWGVNEKWSIEEIELGDPVAGEVQIRMEAAGMCHSDHHIVTGATPMPSYPAMGGHEGSGVITKVGEGVTGVEVGDHVVLSFIPACGRCPSCSEGHSNLCDLGMGLLSGQAISDGTYRIQARGQNVIPMCLLGTFAPYMTVHESSVVKIDKDIPFELAALVGCGVPTGWGSATHIAEVKPGESVAVIGVGGVGMSALQGAVASGARHVFAIDPSSFKREQAVKFGATHAFPSMEEAIGPIMEITWGRMCQKTIITVGEMKGEYIDPAMTLTAKNGRCVVTAMGHMADMDVKLNTFLMSMLQKDLKGNIFGGCNARVDIPNLLNLYRAGLLNLEDMVTNTYSLEQLNDGYQDMLDNKNIRGVIRYTEADW
- a CDS encoding wax ester/triacylglycerol synthase domain-containing protein yields the protein MTRTARAGLSTADTVFFLSDRPTMVGLLVFEDPGGIDQVAVEAWMTGRLDRSPILTHRVAAVPGFVDHPRWEPVRVDVARHVSVEEFTDTGWDRLGEKLVRMTANGLRRDVPPWKLSVFTGVTGVDGFPERAVVVALQLHHCVTDGLGFVHFLRAVCGTQMPPQWRLGSRVPWWMAAPARLPMLVTRLAVAGSRQWWDSVRHRSGPPAPPASSPRTPLNGRADGGRAHRFLTFTVPEVKATAKALGPYTINDVVVAMVAGAQRAYLLEKGELPASSLAAHVPLSIRGDGPPVGNLIAAMIVDMHTDLDDPRARLAAIAASGRRERERVSRLGPLRIAVLDGVPAPALRLFALKAGARPQAGTDVVPHPNTIVSNVPRGAADLEFLGLPVCTTVSVPEVIDGRGVGHVAASIGDVLTLAVSCDTGMMPDIDHYLDLVAKEYAALRALV
- a CDS encoding WS/DGAT domain-containing protein, whose product is MIVSPSRAALSTADTGFFLADRPTLVDLFVFEDPGGIDRAAVEQWVSERLDRSPLLTHRVVPVPGFLDHPRWVPARVDVTRHVSVEEYSGEGWAALGETLTRMTADGLRRDVPPWRLSVFTGVTGVAGLPERAVVVALQIHHCAIDGLGVGHLLRALFGTVPAPRWRLGSRVPWWIAAPARFPLLVTRLAAAAVRLGVETRRRPSAPKPASPHTRLNGRADGGRAHRFLPFTVPELKITAKALGPYTINDLWIAMVAGALRAYLLEKEELPASSLAAHVPLSLRGDGPPVGNLVANMVVDLRTDLDDPRARLAAIADTVRRERVLLGRVGRRQMAVLDAVPAPALRRLVRRADARRAAASADAPRHTNTVVSNVPRGAADLEFLGLPVRTTMSLLEVFDGRGLSHVAASIGDEMTLTVTCDTGMMPDVDHYVDLLAKEYAVLRALT
- a CDS encoding exonuclease domain-containing protein, with amino-acid sequence MRNWTARPICAFDLETTGRDPHSARIVTASVVTVDDGPPRPRNWILDPGIEIPEDASAVHGISTGQARTHGQDYATGYRQIREALTGAWRAGYAVVAFNAAYDLTVLDAEARRLGWPPLDDYGLVLDPYVIDRALDPDREGRRTLGALCEHYGVELASAHHAEADALAAATLARLLPQRFPVLRECDDMMGSQAAWHARRQRDLVEYLHREGRVTSDVDEQWPIRRPAA
- a CDS encoding PLDc N-terminal domain-containing protein — translated: MDEHTATLPLADDLTWTAAALVWLALVIVTTVSVLRAGHVSATAKIAWILIALALPILGPVAWFAFGNAPAARGRRTDS